From Halorientalis litorea:
AGTTCCTCGCCCGAGAGGGAGAACCGTTCCTGTGCGTAGATGGCCCGGAGTTCGTTGCGGTCACGCGGCCGGAGGTTCGCAATCTTGTAGGCCGTCGCTTCGTCCACCTTGTCGAGTTCACGGAGTTCGGCGACCAACTCCGTCGACTCCTCGATAGTGAGTTCCGCGAAATGGTTGACGTGCTCGATGGCCCGCGCCAGTTCGTAGCGCATCTCGCGGTCCTCGTTGGCCGCCCGCTCGCGTTCGAGGCCTTCGAGTATCTCCTTGGTCTCCGCGAGCGTCAGGTACTCCTCGCTGACCTTCTCCTTGAATATCGTCATTCCTGCGCCGTGATGTGGGCGGGCTTGGTGATGAGGGTCTTTTCCTTGCCCTGGTCGTCGATTATCACCTTGTACGCCTCGCCCTGGGTTCCGTCGATGGTTCCCGTGAGGCCGCTGAACCGCGGGTGGAATCGGCCGCCGTTCACGCTGGGGTCGATTTTGAGGTGGACCTTCTGCCCCACCTCGAACTCCTCGACGGACCGCTGTGGCGGCGACGTACCTCGGTCTCGCGGTTTGTTGCTGAGTTTGTGCCTCGTCTTCTTTTTGGGGCCATTCGAGTTGGGCATTCGTGGCTGTCGGTTGTGTGGTCGGACTTATAAAACGTGCGTTCCGGGCCAGCCGACTATACGCGACCGACGGAGTCGATGGAGACGCTTTCGACGCCTTCGACGTCACCGAAGGCTTCCTCGACGGCGTCCGTCCCGCCGGCGTCGTCGGGGACGATGACCGTCGGGAACAGTGCGACCAGACCGAACGCCACGTCGTCGCGCTCGAACCCGTTTATCTTGGCCCCTTCGGGCAGGGATTGCTCGAGACGCTCTTGGAGCGCGTCGAGGTCGACTTCGGGGTTCTGCGGCATTACCTTGACTTTGGCTGCGACTTTTCCCATGGTTGGTGGTTGGTGTGGGGGGTGATTTGGATTGCGGTATCGGTCAGGGACCCATGAATCCGCAGTCGGGGCACTCGTAGAGGTTGCTCTGCTTGCGACACTTGGCACAGCGGTAAATCTGGTGTCCGCAGTCGGGACACTTGAACGCCGCCGCACTGTTCCCCGCGATGTTGATGCCACAAGAGATGCACTTTTGCCGCTGTTTCTGCTCGGACTCACTCATATCTCCCGAGTAGACGCGCCCACATTTAACCCTTCATAATCCCCCGTGGGTATGCAGGGCGGGGCTACGACCCCGGCAGGATGTCGCCCAGTGCCGCCCCGACGGCCATCGGGACGAACGCGACAGTACATTGGGCGAACGCAACGAGCGGTTCGTTCCAGTCGACGCGGCCCCACGCGGTACTCAGGACGAGTGCCGTGAGCATGGAGACGCCGAGAACGCCGGCCACCCGGCGGGGAATGAAGCCCAAAATCGGCTCGTAGATGCGAACGTCCTGAATGTCGGCGACGTAGAGGATACCGACCACCATTCCGACGGCGAACACGAGGGTCCCGCCGAGAAAGAGCGGCGACTCGGCCAAGGAGACGCCGACCTCCTGTGTGCCGCCCTCCACGAGCATCGGGATGCCGAACAGTACCGACCCCAGCATCGCCTCGGCGAGGTCGGCCCAGTCGAACCCAACGATAGTCCGGCCGAACACGGCAGGTTCCTCCACGTCGGTGGCAGTCTCGATGATGTCCTCGATCTGCTCGCGCCGTTGCGGGTCGGTGAGCGAGTCCCGATACTCGTCGAGTTCGTCGAGCAGGTCACCGAGCGTGGGCGGGTCACCGTCGGCCGTCGTCGCTCCGGGGTCGGCTCCCCAACCCGCGCCCGACTCCGCCCCACCGTCGTCACCGTCTGTCATCCCTCAGGCGAAGTCCTCCGTGTCGTCGCCCGGTGCCTCCGGTTCGCCGCTCTCCCAGACGTAGAAGCCGCGGCCGACGCTTTTGCCGGTGTCTCCCGCGTCGACTTTCTCGCGGAGGATTGCGGGCGGTTCGAACCGGTCGCCGAGTTCGTCGCTGAGACGTTCCAGCGTGTCGAGTCGCGTGTCCAGCCCCACGCGGTCGCTGAGTTCGAGCGGCCCGACTGGGTGGTCGTATCCCAACTCCATCGCGGCGTCGGCGTCCCGAACGTCGGTCACGCCGTCCTCGACCATCCGCATGGCCTCGACGGCGAGTGACAGGCCGAGGCGGTCCGAGGCGAGGCCGGGCGCGTCCGCGACGACGATGGGTTCCGTGCCGAGGCCCTCGATAAATTCCACGGCGAAGGCCGCCGTTTCGTCGTCGGTCTGGTCGGCGGGGACGACTTCGACGAGTTCCACAAGGTGGGGCTGGTCGGCGAAGTGGAACCCGACCGCCCGCTCCGGGTGTTCGAGTGCGGTGGCGATGGCCGTCACCGACAGGGACGTGGTGGCCGTTGCGATGACCGTCTCCTCGTCGACGTACCCCTCCACGTCGGCGAACGTGTCACGCTTGCCGTCGAGGTCACTCGATGTCGCCTCGATGACGAGGTCGGCCCCGTCGACGGCCGACTGGACGTTCGTCGTTCCTTCGAGGGCATCGTCTGCCGCGTGCTGCTCTTTGCTGGAGATGTCGCCGGCCGCGGCACCGCCTTCGAGGCGGTTGCTGACTGTGTCGATGGCGTCCATCACGACGTTCGGTTCCACACCCCGGACGGTGACAGTGTGCCCGGCGGCCGCACAGACGTGTGCGATACCAGCCCCCAGGGACCCGGCACCGACTACTGCGACGTTCATGTCAGATACCGGGATAGCCGGGCTGATAAACGTTCACGCTCTTTCTGCTGTCGGAAGGTCGACGCCACTGCTCGGCCGGCACTCAGTTCCGACGCTCGCGGACGTGGTCGACGGCGGCGGCGAATCGGTCGTCGTCGCCGAGTGCGTCCAGAATGCCCGCCTCGTCCACCGAGAGCGCGTACGCCGGGCGGCCCTTCCCGGTCGCTGATTCCGTGGTCTCCTTGCCGAGGTGGCCCGCGTCTTCGAGGTCACCGAGTGCCGAGATGACACGCTGGCGGGTCACGCCACCGGGAAGCATCTCGTCGAGTCGCTCGAACTCGTCGAGCAGGTCCTCACAGACGCCGGAGACGTCGAAGGAGTGAACGGGCGTGTCTTCCCGCGAACGCAGGTCGATGACTGCGATGAGGACGAACTTGTGGAACGCGTCCAGCGAGTCGAGGTCTTGGCCGGTCATATCCTTGTGTTTGAACGACGACTGTCAAGAGCGTGCTGTTTTTGCCACAGGAGCAGCGGACTCGCACCGACTGTACAGTTCTGCCCGCCGACGACGCCGAGGCGGGGCACATCGAGAACGACTTTACCGGACGGGGGTCTAACGGGCAGCATGAACGAGACCACCGGGAATTCGGGCTGGTTCGACGGCCCCGACCCCGGCGACACCGAGACGGCCGCCGCTGCGGTTCGGGAGGGGCACGCCGAACAGTCTCACGACTGGCCGACCGAGGCCGTCGAGTCGGGCTTTGCCGAGGACAGGGCGGCGTACTACGACCAGTTGCACGAGGCGACGATGGCGGCGACGCGGGCGGCGGTCCGCGAGCGCGAACGTGCCGACGACCAGCAACTCGTCCACGCGGTCAGGGCCATGGACGACTGCCGGGGACAGGCCAACGAACTGGCCGAGCGCGTCGCGGAGTGGGCCGGGAGCCGGTTCGCGGACGCCGGGACCGGCATCGAGTCGTGTCGCCAACTGGCGGCACGGGAGACGGCAGACGCCGCCGACAGACGGGTGGTGAGTCTCGCTCGCCGTGTCGTCGCGCTGGACGAGGAGGCCGACGAACTCCGGTCGTTCGTGGAGACGACGGCACCGGAAGTCGCGCCCAACCTCGCGGCACTCGCCGGGCCGGTGCTGGCCGCGCGGTTGGTCGCACTGGCGGGCGGCCTCGAACCCCTCGCCAAGAAGCCGAGCGGCACGGTCCAAGTCCTCGGCGCGGAGGACGCGCTGTTCGCACACCTCCGCGGGCAGGCCCCGTCGCCGAAACACGGCGTCATCTACACGCACGAGGCGGTACAGGGGGCTCACCCGTCGGACCGTGGGTCGGCCGCACGCGCTCTCGCGGGCAAACTCGCCATCGCCGCCCGAATCGACCACTACAGCGGGGACCTGCGGCCGGAACTGGAGGAGGACCTCACGGAACGCATCGCGACCATCCACGCGCGGGGGGACGGCGATGAGTGACCTCCCGACTGGGGTGGAGCGTCGTGCCTTCGACGGCGAGAAGCGGTTGGCGACGCAGGGCGACCCCGTGTACGGTGAAGCGACCCGGGACGGGTGGCGGCTCTGGGACGCCCGCCGGTCGAAACTCGGCGCGATGCTGGACCTCGGGATGGACACTGGACTGGCGGGCGGCGAGCACGTCCTCTACCTCGGTGCGGCCGCTGGGACGACGGTCAGTCACGTCGCCGACTTCGCCGGACCGACCTACGCCGTCGAGTTCGCGCCGCGACCGACGCGGGACCTGCTGGACGTGGCCGCGGACCGCGACCGTCTCTTTCCGCTGTTGAAAGACGCGAGAGAACCCGAAACGTACGCCCACGTCGTCGAACCGGTCGACGTACTCGTACAGGACGTGGCGACGCGGACGCAGGCGGAGGTGGCACTGCGGAACCGGCAGTTCCTCCGGTCGGACGGCCGTCTGCTCCTCGCAGTCAAGGCGCGAAGCGAGGACGTGACCAGGGACCCCGAGGCGGTATTCGGGGACGTACTCGACTCGTTGCGTGAGGGCTACGAGATACTCGACCGCGAGCGGTTGGAACCGTACCACGCCGACCACCTCGCAGTCGTGGCGCGGCCACGGTGAGACACAGCGTGTGGCTTCGGGTCGTGTGCCGGAACTGCCCAAGGGGAACGTTTTAGCCCGGGGCCACCCAACCGGTGTTTCGATGGACGAGCGGGGTTCGGCCGAGAACTTCACGCAGATGGGCACGCTGGGCATCGAGGAGGAGTTCTTCGTCGTCGACGACCGTGGTCGCCCGACCAGCGGCACGGACGAACTCGTCTACGAGTCGGACCCGCCCGAGATTCTGGCGGACCGACTCGACCACGAACTGTTCAAGTGTGTTATCGAGACGCAGACACCGACCATCGCGGCGAACGATTTAGACGACGCCCGTGAACAACTCCACGCGGTCCGGTCGGCCCTCGTCGAACACGCGGCGGCCCACGGATACGGCATCGCGGCGGCGGGCCTCCACCCGGCGGCGGACTGGCGGGAACTCGAACACGCCGAGAAGCCACGGTACCGCGCGCAACTCGACCGCATCCAGTACCCACAGCACCGCAACACGACGGCCGGCCTCCACGTCCACGTCGGAGTCGACGACGCGGACAAGGCAGTCTGGGTGGCCAACGAGGCGCGCTGGCACCTCGCACCCATGCTCGCGCTGTCAGCCAACTCGCCGTACTGGTGTGGGTTCGACACCGGCCTCCAGTCCGCGCGCGCCAAGATTTTCGAGGCGTTGCCGAACACGGGTGTGCCGACGGCCTTCGACTCCTACGCGGCCTTCGACGAGTTCGAGCGGACGATGCTCGCGACGGACGCCATCGACGACCGGGGCGAACTCTGGTACGACGTGCGGCCCCACTCCGGCCACGGGACGGTCGAGGTGCGGGCTCCGGACGGGCAGGCAGACCCGGAGCGCGTGATGGCGTTCGTCGAGTACACGCACGCGCTAGTGACCGACCTCGCGGCGCGCTACGAGGACGGCGAGACGGGCCGGGACCACCGGCGGGAACTGCTGGACGAGAACAAGTGGCGAGCCATCCGCTACGGACAGGACGCCGACCTGTTGGACCGTGAGTTGGCGTCGTCGGTGCCGCTGGGCGAACTGGTCGACCGGGAGTGTGACCGCCTCGGCATCGACGGCATCCGCGAGGTGTACGAGGCCGAAAGCGGCGCGGCGAGACAGCGGAGACTCCGAGACGAGGGCGGCCTCGACGCCGTCTGTGCGGCCCTCCAACTGTAGCCAAGGGTTTTTATTCGGCAGTTTCCTTCTGTCGCTCTGGAGAGGACGCATGTCTGCAAACGACGGGAGTTCGGA
This genomic window contains:
- a CDS encoding glutamate--cysteine ligase; translated protein: MDERGSAENFTQMGTLGIEEEFFVVDDRGRPTSGTDELVYESDPPEILADRLDHELFKCVIETQTPTIAANDLDDAREQLHAVRSALVEHAAAHGYGIAAAGLHPAADWRELEHAEKPRYRAQLDRIQYPQHRNTTAGLHVHVGVDDADKAVWVANEARWHLAPMLALSANSPYWCGFDTGLQSARAKIFEALPNTGVPTAFDSYAAFDEFERTMLATDAIDDRGELWYDVRPHSGHGTVEVRAPDGQADPERVMAFVEYTHALVTDLAARYEDGETGRDHRRELLDENKWRAIRYGQDADLLDRELASSVPLGELVDRECDRLGIDGIREVYEAESGAARQRRLRDEGGLDAVCAALQL
- a CDS encoding NOP5/NOP56 family protein, whose amino-acid sequence is MNETTGNSGWFDGPDPGDTETAAAAVREGHAEQSHDWPTEAVESGFAEDRAAYYDQLHEATMAATRAAVRERERADDQQLVHAVRAMDDCRGQANELAERVAEWAGSRFADAGTGIESCRQLAARETADAADRRVVSLARRVVALDEEADELRSFVETTAPEVAPNLAALAGPVLAARLVALAGGLEPLAKKPSGTVQVLGAEDALFAHLRGQAPSPKHGVIYTHEAVQGAHPSDRGSAARALAGKLAIAARIDHYSGDLRPELEEDLTERIATIHARGDGDE
- a CDS encoding fibrillarin-like rRNA/tRNA 2'-O-methyltransferase → MSDLPTGVERRAFDGEKRLATQGDPVYGEATRDGWRLWDARRSKLGAMLDLGMDTGLAGGEHVLYLGAAAGTTVSHVADFAGPTYAVEFAPRPTRDLLDVAADRDRLFPLLKDAREPETYAHVVEPVDVLVQDVATRTQAEVALRNRQFLRSDGRLLLAVKARSEDVTRDPEAVFGDVLDSLREGYEILDRERLEPYHADHLAVVARPR
- a CDS encoding 50S ribosomal protein L21e, encoding MPNSNGPKKKTRHKLSNKPRDRGTSPPQRSVEEFEVGQKVHLKIDPSVNGGRFHPRFSGLTGTIDGTQGEAYKVIIDDQGKEKTLITKPAHITAQE
- a CDS encoding RNA polymerase Rpb4 family protein, giving the protein MTIFKEKVSEEYLTLAETKEILEGLERERAANEDREMRYELARAIEHVNHFAELTIEESTELVAELRELDKVDEATAYKIANLRPRDRNELRAIYAQERFSLSGEELDDILNVVTKYA
- a CDS encoding DUF2391 domain-containing protein, translating into MTDGDDGGAESGAGWGADPGATTADGDPPTLGDLLDELDEYRDSLTDPQRREQIEDIIETATDVEEPAVFGRTIVGFDWADLAEAMLGSVLFGIPMLVEGGTQEVGVSLAESPLFLGGTLVFAVGMVVGILYVADIQDVRIYEPILGFIPRRVAGVLGVSMLTALVLSTAWGRVDWNEPLVAFAQCTVAFVPMAVGAALGDILPGS
- a CDS encoding HVO_2753 family zinc finger protein; the protein is MSESEQKQRQKCISCGINIAGNSAAAFKCPDCGHQIYRCAKCRKQSNLYECPDCGFMGP
- a CDS encoding 3-hydroxyacyl-CoA dehydrogenase family protein translates to MNVAVVGAGSLGAGIAHVCAAAGHTVTVRGVEPNVVMDAIDTVSNRLEGGAAAGDISSKEQHAADDALEGTTNVQSAVDGADLVIEATSSDLDGKRDTFADVEGYVDEETVIATATTSLSVTAIATALEHPERAVGFHFADQPHLVELVEVVPADQTDDETAAFAVEFIEGLGTEPIVVADAPGLASDRLGLSLAVEAMRMVEDGVTDVRDADAAMELGYDHPVGPLELSDRVGLDTRLDTLERLSDELGDRFEPPAILREKVDAGDTGKSVGRGFYVWESGEPEAPGDDTEDFA
- a CDS encoding elongation factor 1-beta codes for the protein MGKVAAKVKVMPQNPEVDLDALQERLEQSLPEGAKINGFERDDVAFGLVALFPTVIVPDDAGGTDAVEEAFGDVEGVESVSIDSVGRV